The proteins below are encoded in one region of Micromonospora sp. DSM 45708:
- a CDS encoding glycogen/starch synthase: MHIVECSFECGGFDVALMRGGMSLQSWHMAREFVREGHQVSVITPAHGAADYLVEKYGARPLDYRHRYDLPLVLDPDIWRGFPAEQHAALTTTVYHTRIDGVDLYYLSNEYLDLLPDTLYPAAASEGRDLSFFKPLAFQMDAVHLLRTLWPDEHLVVHAHEPYYHFLVSAAFRDDPRRLVVSTINSNMPVNRKVYRPQVERLLDQIGVRVDLTALADPEPAGDLDVVMREHLPTTRLYQPQRLDDVCVISLVTICGDALEFLSEGQRDYFFTFHDTPFEKVFPQLTVARAIRENAGKFFVGGSGVSAEWLARDPDETDRRGVLADLGLDPDRPTFYHAARYSLHHKGQLELMRAIDEVLHDEKEVNFVLRCVTASGRDARARAGNDYFQEVAERYPDNVRLDWSMTDPDTLFAHASAADFCIYPSKFELESFLIAQAEAMVCGAVPIGTDQQGTNHLGHAWGTLTGTGLAVRRSFRDDDPRLVEDLVATIRRALEMICSRPDEYRRLSRRARAVGRTFIWSRLAQQHLAVYRSLLDGRADTGPTATDAIRYGWFDLLPARAWRERRDDIARQALALGDADAYGRCAVLDEPAYRELFEAAYRRADFVRCTSLAARSGLADLVHRLRSRCRLTQADGRWQLRYTFAEAERVDLFVPSTGPGTNTGPSRRPEPMRQDGHGFVIALDAPPPHPTLHFLLTLRSGRTGWDEVTVAGGADPDPGTP; this comes from the coding sequence ATGCATATTGTCGAGTGCTCGTTCGAGTGCGGCGGTTTCGACGTGGCGCTCATGCGCGGCGGCATGTCCCTGCAATCGTGGCACATGGCACGGGAGTTCGTCCGGGAGGGCCACCAGGTCTCCGTCATCACGCCGGCGCACGGCGCAGCCGACTACCTGGTCGAGAAATACGGCGCGCGCCCCCTGGACTATCGGCACCGGTACGACCTGCCGCTGGTGCTCGATCCCGACATCTGGCGAGGCTTCCCCGCCGAGCAGCACGCCGCCCTGACGACGACGGTGTACCACACGCGCATCGACGGCGTGGACCTGTACTACCTGTCCAACGAATACCTCGACCTGCTGCCCGACACGCTCTACCCGGCGGCGGCCAGTGAGGGGCGGGACCTGTCGTTCTTCAAGCCACTGGCCTTCCAGATGGATGCCGTCCACCTGCTGCGGACCCTCTGGCCGGACGAGCACCTGGTGGTGCACGCACACGAGCCCTACTACCACTTCCTGGTCTCCGCCGCCTTTCGGGACGACCCCCGGCGTCTCGTGGTCAGCACCATCAACAGCAACATGCCGGTCAACCGCAAGGTCTACCGGCCCCAGGTGGAGCGGCTCCTCGACCAGATCGGCGTCCGGGTGGACCTGACCGCGCTGGCCGACCCCGAGCCGGCCGGTGATCTCGACGTCGTGATGCGCGAGCACCTGCCCACGACCCGGCTCTACCAGCCACAGCGCCTCGACGACGTCTGCGTCATCTCGCTGGTGACGATCTGCGGTGACGCGCTCGAATTCCTGTCCGAAGGGCAGCGCGACTACTTCTTCACCTTCCACGACACGCCGTTCGAGAAGGTCTTCCCGCAGTTGACCGTGGCACGCGCGATCCGGGAGAACGCGGGCAAGTTCTTCGTCGGCGGCTCCGGTGTCTCGGCGGAGTGGCTTGCCCGCGACCCGGACGAGACAGACCGGCGCGGCGTGCTCGCCGACCTCGGGCTCGACCCGGACCGACCGACGTTCTACCACGCGGCTCGCTACTCCCTGCACCACAAGGGGCAGTTGGAGCTGATGCGGGCGATCGACGAGGTGCTGCATGACGAGAAGGAGGTGAACTTCGTCCTCCGGTGCGTCACCGCCTCCGGCCGTGACGCTCGGGCACGGGCGGGCAACGACTACTTTCAGGAGGTCGCCGAGCGGTACCCGGACAATGTCCGCCTCGACTGGTCGATGACGGACCCGGACACGCTGTTCGCACACGCCTCGGCGGCCGATTTCTGCATCTACCCGTCGAAGTTCGAGTTGGAGTCCTTCCTGATCGCCCAGGCCGAGGCGATGGTGTGCGGCGCCGTTCCGATCGGGACCGACCAACAGGGGACCAACCATCTCGGCCACGCGTGGGGGACGCTGACCGGCACGGGTCTCGCCGTGCGGCGATCCTTCCGGGACGACGATCCGCGCCTGGTCGAGGATCTGGTGGCGACGATCCGGAGAGCCCTGGAGATGATCTGCTCGCGGCCGGACGAGTACCGACGACTGTCCCGGCGGGCCCGGGCCGTGGGCCGAACGTTCATCTGGTCCCGGCTGGCGCAGCAGCACCTGGCCGTCTACCGGTCGCTGCTCGACGGACGAGCGGACACGGGGCCCACGGCGACCGACGCCATCCGTTACGGCTGGTTCGACCTGCTCCCGGCACGAGCGTGGCGGGAACGCCGCGACGACATCGCGCGACAGGCACTGGCGCTCGGGGACGCAGACGCCTACGGTCGCTGCGCGGTCCTCGACGAGCCCGCCTACCGGGAACTGTTCGAGGCCGCCTACCGCCGCGCGGACTTCGTCCGGTGCACGTCCCTGGCCGCCCGGTCGGGCCTCGCCGACCTCGTTCACCGCCTCCGGAGCCGGTGCCGGCTGACGCAGGCCGACGGTCGTTGGCAGCTCCGGTACACGTTCGCGGAAGCGGAGCGGGTCGACCTGTTCGTCCCGTCCACCGGGCCCGGCACGAACACCGGACCGAGCCGCCGACCAGAACCGATGCGGCAGGACGGCCACGGATTCGTGATCGCGCTGGACGCACCGCCACCACACCCCACGCTGCACTTCCTGCTGACGCTCAGGTCCGGGCGGACCGGGTGGGACGAGGTCACGGTGGCCGGCGGGGCCGATCCGGATCCCGGTACGCCGTAG
- a CDS encoding HAD family hydrolase gives MRGRPLPQRDAFEEPEFPGGRYTLVATDLDGTLLRSDLTISARTRCALATIPEGAVHIVVTGRPASGCLAFLAAIGYRGVAVCGQGGQLYDADSHRLLWSTGVDLDVARRAVGLLAAELPGLLVAVGTAGLHGGVLSAPGFSKRGEKSHQLTTDSERLWAAPIEKVMIRHPGVDDETLAAGAREACGSDLTVTHGDAGTIELLPPGVTKGSGLARAADYLGLTASRAVAFGDMPNDIPMFAWAGHSVAVANAHASVLAAAGEICASNDEDGVAQVIERLYRR, from the coding sequence ATGAGAGGCCGACCCTTGCCGCAGCGCGACGCGTTCGAGGAGCCGGAGTTCCCGGGCGGGAGGTACACCCTGGTCGCCACCGATCTCGACGGCACGCTGCTGCGTTCCGATCTCACCATCTCGGCGCGAACCCGGTGCGCTCTGGCCACGATCCCGGAAGGCGCCGTGCACATCGTCGTCACCGGTCGTCCCGCGAGCGGATGTCTGGCCTTCCTCGCGGCCATCGGCTATCGGGGCGTCGCGGTCTGCGGCCAGGGCGGGCAACTGTACGACGCGGACAGTCACCGGCTCCTCTGGTCGACCGGGGTGGATCTGGACGTGGCCCGTCGTGCCGTCGGACTACTCGCCGCCGAGCTGCCCGGTCTCCTCGTCGCGGTCGGCACGGCCGGACTCCACGGCGGGGTGCTCTCCGCCCCCGGCTTCTCGAAACGTGGGGAGAAGTCACATCAGCTCACCACCGACAGTGAACGGCTGTGGGCGGCGCCCATCGAGAAGGTCATGATCCGTCACCCCGGCGTGGATGACGAGACGCTCGCCGCCGGAGCGCGGGAGGCGTGCGGCTCCGACCTCACCGTGACGCACGGCGACGCCGGGACGATCGAACTCCTGCCGCCCGGCGTCACCAAGGGCTCCGGTCTCGCGCGGGCCGCCGACTACCTGGGCCTGACGGCGTCCCGGGCCGTGGCCTTCGGTGACATGCCCAACGACATCCCGATGTTCGCCTGGGCCGGTCACTCCGTCGCGGTGGCCAACGCTCATGCCAGCGTGCTCGCGGCGGCCGGGGAGATCTGCGCGAGCAACGACGAGGACGGCGTGGCGCAGGTCATCGAACGGCTCTACCGACGCTGA
- a CDS encoding ROK family protein has product MSEPGVYTVIDIGGTSLRIGRYETATGRLTAVDRFPTDGLAVHPDHTAVPLQHRVSRQLVDRARQAVREHGSCAVGIAFAGPVTTDGWATAAPTIWGGGGPPVPVRALVEEQLRLPVVVVNDITAALWRYAEPSAGQVPFCLLTVSSGIGGKVYWNGEVLLDARGHGGELGHWRCDLSPQAPLCDCGGRGHLGALASGRAMQRIARRTAREDPAGFAASALSGPAGSADGITTYHLVEAVHADDAFATDILRGGLRHLARAVTSVFTSIGVTRYIVIGGFALAVGERYADMLTACLVEQGCFGLDTTQIRQMVSLGAADDDHGLLGIGRLLATRLPATSLAESAR; this is encoded by the coding sequence GTGGACCGCTTCCCCACCGACGGCCTCGCCGTGCATCCCGACCACACCGCCGTACCGCTACAGCACCGCGTGTCGCGGCAGTTGGTCGACCGGGCGCGGCAGGCGGTACGCGAGCACGGGAGCTGCGCCGTCGGGATCGCGTTCGCGGGGCCGGTGACCACGGACGGGTGGGCGACGGCCGCCCCCACCATCTGGGGCGGGGGCGGGCCCCCGGTGCCCGTGCGCGCGTTGGTCGAGGAACAACTCCGCCTGCCCGTCGTCGTGGTCAACGACATCACCGCCGCGCTGTGGCGCTACGCCGAACCGTCGGCCGGCCAGGTGCCGTTCTGCCTGCTGACCGTCAGCTCGGGCATCGGCGGCAAGGTCTACTGGAACGGCGAGGTGCTTCTCGACGCGCGGGGCCACGGCGGCGAGCTGGGCCACTGGAGGTGCGACCTGTCCCCGCAGGCGCCGTTGTGCGACTGCGGCGGCCGAGGCCACCTGGGCGCCCTGGCTTCCGGCCGGGCCATGCAACGGATCGCGCGGCGTACCGCGCGGGAGGACCCGGCGGGCTTCGCCGCCTCCGCCCTCTCCGGCCCGGCCGGCAGCGCCGACGGCATCACCACCTACCACCTCGTGGAGGCCGTCCATGCCGACGACGCGTTCGCCACGGACATCCTGCGCGGGGGCCTGCGTCACCTCGCCCGCGCTGTCACGTCCGTGTTCACCTCGATCGGCGTCACCCGGTACATCGTGATCGGCGGTTTCGCGCTCGCCGTCGGCGAGCGGTACGCCGACATGCTCACCGCCTGTCTTGTCGAACAGGGCTGCTTCGGTCTCGACACCACGCAGATCCGGCAGATGGTCTCCCTGGGCGCGGCGGACGACGACCACGGGTTGCTCGGCATCGGGCGTCTGCTGGCCACCCGGCTGCCCGCCACATCGCTCGCGGAGAGCGCCCGATGA
- a CDS encoding NUDIX hydrolase translates to MTGPTVHTLASRQVYANQWMTVREDDVRHADGGRGRYGVVDKPDFALIVPRDEGRLHLVEQYRYPVGGRYWEFPQGSWPTRDHDPTPPVDLARNELREETGMQAEQMTYLGRVHVAYGYANQGCHVFLAERLRLGRPQRESTESDMRQRWVDTGEFHQMVRSGLVTDAATLAAVTLVALWDDGALRPGPSAPGDEGGQCP, encoded by the coding sequence ATGACCGGACCGACCGTGCACACCTTGGCCTCGCGTCAGGTGTACGCCAACCAGTGGATGACCGTCCGCGAGGACGACGTCCGGCACGCCGATGGCGGCAGGGGCCGCTACGGGGTGGTCGACAAGCCCGACTTCGCCCTCATCGTGCCCCGCGACGAAGGCCGCCTGCACCTGGTCGAGCAGTACCGCTATCCGGTCGGCGGGCGGTACTGGGAATTTCCCCAGGGGTCCTGGCCGACCCGCGACCACGACCCGACCCCGCCGGTCGACCTCGCGCGCAACGAGCTGCGCGAGGAGACCGGGATGCAGGCCGAGCAGATGACCTACCTGGGCCGGGTGCACGTCGCGTACGGCTACGCCAACCAGGGCTGTCACGTCTTCCTGGCGGAGCGGCTGCGACTCGGTCGCCCGCAGCGGGAGTCCACCGAGTCGGACATGCGTCAGCGCTGGGTGGACACCGGCGAGTTCCACCAGATGGTGCGTTCGGGGCTGGTCACCGACGCGGCCACGTTGGCCGCGGTGACGCTGGTGGCGTTGTGGGACGACGGCGCCCTCCGGCCCGGCCCGTCGGCCCCGGGCGACGAGGGCGGGCAATGCCCGTAG
- a CDS encoding LacI family DNA-binding transcriptional regulator, with product MRARLSDIAHQAEVSQATVSRVLNGRPGVAAETRRAVLAALDVLGYERPARLRKLSAGLVGLVVPELDNPIFPAFAQVIESTLAQSGFTPVLCTQTPGGVTEDEYVEMLLDRQVSGIIFVSGLHADTTADQDRYHALIARPLPIVLVNGYTPGISAPFVSCDEREAVELAVAHLVALGHRRIGLITGPDRFVPARRKVAGWGAAMTRLTGVPRSRLDDLAEFTLFGVEGGEAAAGRLLDRGATAVVCGSDLMALGAVRAARQRGLSVPGDFSVVGYDDSPLMAFTDPPLTTVRQPVRAMAVAATRALFDEINGQGAPHSEYVFRPELVVRGSTAVAPTSTRPGR from the coding sequence ATGCGCGCTCGACTGTCCGACATCGCCCACCAGGCCGAAGTCAGCCAGGCGACGGTGTCGCGGGTGCTCAACGGCAGGCCCGGAGTGGCGGCGGAAACCCGCCGGGCCGTCCTCGCCGCGCTCGACGTGCTCGGCTACGAGCGCCCGGCGCGACTGCGCAAACTCAGCGCCGGGCTGGTCGGCCTGGTCGTGCCCGAGTTGGACAACCCGATCTTCCCGGCGTTCGCCCAGGTCATCGAGTCGACTCTGGCGCAGAGCGGGTTCACCCCGGTGCTCTGCACGCAGACCCCCGGCGGGGTCACCGAGGACGAGTACGTCGAGATGCTGCTCGACCGCCAGGTCTCCGGGATCATCTTCGTGTCCGGCCTGCATGCCGACACCACCGCCGACCAGGACCGCTACCACGCGCTGATCGCCCGCCCGCTGCCGATCGTCCTGGTCAACGGCTACACGCCCGGCATCTCGGCGCCGTTCGTCTCCTGTGACGAACGCGAGGCCGTCGAGCTGGCCGTCGCGCATCTGGTGGCGCTCGGGCACCGCCGGATCGGCCTGATCACCGGCCCGGACCGGTTCGTGCCGGCCCGCCGTAAGGTGGCCGGGTGGGGCGCGGCCATGACCCGGCTGACCGGAGTGCCCAGGTCCCGGCTGGACGACCTCGCAGAGTTCACGCTGTTCGGCGTGGAGGGCGGGGAGGCCGCCGCGGGGCGCCTGCTCGACCGGGGTGCGACGGCAGTGGTCTGCGGCTCGGACCTGATGGCGCTCGGCGCCGTCCGGGCGGCCCGCCAGCGCGGCCTGTCCGTGCCCGGTGACTTCTCCGTGGTCGGCTACGACGACTCGCCGCTCATGGCCTTCACCGACCCTCCGCTCACCACCGTGCGGCAGCCCGTGAGGGCGATGGCGGTGGCCGCCACGCGCGCCCTGTTCGACGAGATCAACGGGCAGGGCGCGCCCCACTCCGAGTACGTGTTCCGGCCCGAGCTCGTGGTGCGGGGCTCCACCGCTGTCGCGCCCACCTCGACACGGCCCGGACGCTGA
- a CDS encoding SDR family oxidoreductase — translation MRTLIVGSGFVGRAIADHLAGSGHPVVLSSRSPAPGTHPWRPLDVTDPGACRALVDAVQPEAVVAVHGPSDVTWCENNSEQAAREHVAAARNLVAAAPDRRLLLISTDNVFDGRTESFDEHAVPRPANAYGRAKLLAERHILQAAGATVLRVSLVYGWDEHRPGQWQNFFASCVRRLRSGSPVEAPADQWTTPVLAQDVARVAEVVLSGGPHRLLHLGGPDRVSRSDWARQIAASLGTATDQVVAVPSAGTRYACRPTNSCLTSVLLDQVDPSLRIRGVAAGLRELIGSGT, via the coding sequence ATGCGTACGCTGATCGTCGGAAGCGGCTTCGTCGGGCGGGCCATCGCCGACCACCTCGCCGGGAGCGGCCATCCGGTGGTCCTGTCCTCGCGCAGCCCGGCGCCCGGCACGCACCCGTGGCGGCCCCTCGACGTCACCGACCCCGGTGCCTGCCGAGCCCTGGTCGATGCGGTGCAGCCCGAGGCGGTCGTCGCGGTGCACGGTCCGTCGGATGTCACCTGGTGTGAGAACAACTCCGAGCAGGCCGCGCGCGAGCACGTCGCGGCGGCGAGGAATCTCGTGGCCGCGGCACCGGACCGACGGTTGCTGCTGATCTCGACCGACAACGTGTTCGACGGCCGCACCGAGAGCTTCGACGAACACGCCGTCCCGCGCCCGGCCAACGCGTACGGTCGGGCCAAGCTGCTGGCGGAGCGGCACATCCTCCAGGCCGCCGGGGCCACGGTGCTGCGGGTGAGCCTGGTCTACGGCTGGGACGAGCACCGGCCCGGCCAGTGGCAGAACTTCTTCGCCTCCTGTGTCCGGCGGCTGAGATCCGGCTCCCCGGTGGAGGCGCCGGCCGACCAGTGGACGACACCGGTGCTGGCCCAGGACGTGGCCAGGGTGGCCGAGGTGGTGTTGTCCGGCGGCCCGCACCGGCTGCTCCATCTCGGCGGGCCGGACCGGGTGTCGCGGTCGGACTGGGCCAGGCAGATCGCGGCGAGTCTCGGCACGGCCACGGACCAGGTCGTCGCGGTGCCCTCCGCCGGCACCCGGTACGCCTGCCGACCCACCAACTCGTGCCTGACGAGCGTCCTGCTCGATCAGGTCGACCCGAGCCTGCGCATCCGTGGCGTGGCGGCGGGCCTGCGCGAACTCATCGGAAGTGGCACATGA